A stretch of the Musa acuminata AAA Group cultivar baxijiao chromosome BXJ2-7, Cavendish_Baxijiao_AAA, whole genome shotgun sequence genome encodes the following:
- the LOC135618083 gene encoding protein trichome birefringence-like 41 yields the protein MEISPPSNYVYVSFGASSITKDPPATLFHGIRCIVAPVSPSCLPVAVGSEMGTMIGVMLLLVFLMPSAWGVGDRCDLYNGRWVEDESYPLYDSRSCPFGRKEFDCQRYGRPDTKYLKFRWEPAGTCNLPRFDGVKLMRTLRGKKVMFVGDSLTLNQYISFLCLLHAAVPNATLSSSSDNRSLSAVTFEDYNLTVMYYKSHYLVDIVNENIGRVLKLDSVQIGGSIWLTADVLVFNTWRWWLSTGSRQEWDYMQNGDRTVKDMNRTVAFSRALATWANWVDSSINSSTTRVFFQGISPDHYRGTEWGEKGSTCEGETEPSSPSAYHGGPIPQEAIVKQQLRKMSKPVYLFDISYLSQLRKDAHPSKYNGINFRNDCSHWCVGGLPDTWNLLLYAALVHSI from the exons ATGGAGATTTCACCTCCATCAAATTACGTGTACGTAAGCTTCGGCGCGAGTTCGATTACAAAAGACCCCCCCGCCACTCTCTTCCATGGCATTCGCTGCATTGTTGCACCAGTCTCTCCTTCTTGTCTTCCTGTCGCTGTGGGATCCGAGATGGGAACCATGATCGGTGTGATGCTGCTGCTGGTGTTCTTGATGCCCTCGGCGTGGGGCGTAGGAGACCGCTGCGATTTGTACAACGGGAGATGGGTGGAGGACGAGTCGTACCCACTCTACGATTCGCGGAGTTGCCCCTTCGGTCGCAAGGAGTTCGACTGCCAGCGCTACGGCCGGCCCGACACCAAGTACCTCAAGTTCCGGTGGGAGCCCGCCGGGACATGTAATCTCCCCAG GTTTGATGGTGTGAAGCTGATGAGGACGTTGCGAGGGAAGAAGGTGATGTTTGTGGGAGACTCATTGACTTTGAATCAGTACATTTCGTTCCTGTGTTTGCTCCATGCGGCTGTGCCCAACGccaccctctcctcctcctccgataATCGCTCCCTCTCTGCAGTAACATTTGAG GATTACAACCTTACGGTGATGTACTACAAGTCTCATTACTTGGTGGACATCGTGAACGAGAACATAGGACGTGTCCTAAAGCTGGACTCCGTACAAATTGGTGGATCCATCTGGCTCACCGCCGACGTGCTCGTCTTCAACACATGGCGCTGGTGGCTATCCACGGGATCCCGCCAAGA GTGGGACTACATGCAAAATGGCGACCGGACAGTGAAGGACATGAACAGGACCGTGGCCTTCTCCAGAGCATTGGCTACCTGGGCAAACTGGGTAGACTCGAGCATCAATTCATCCACTACGCGAGTGTTCTTCCAAGGGATCTCACCAGACCATTACAG AGGAACAGAGTGGGGCGAGAAGGGAAGTACCTGTGAAGGAGAAACAGAGCCGTCGAGTCCATCTGCATACCACGGAGGTCCGATTCCACAAGAAGCCATAGTGAAGCAGCAGCTGCGCAAAATGTCGAAGCCTGTGTACCTGTTCGACATTAGCTATCTCTCGCAGCTTCGGAAGGATGCTCATCCATCCAAGTATAATGGCATCAACTTCCGCAACGATTGCAGCCATTGGTGCGTTGGTGGCCTGCCGGACACATGGAACCTGCTCCTATACGCAGCTCTTGTCCATTCCATATGA
- the LOC135617192 gene encoding probable beta-1,3-galactosyltransferase 14 gives MPKSPKVFRTGPLPSPLLSRFRRISSSSSAFSLFCLIFGLAGFLFGAISISRPARSCPGLEPRSVSVVWDRGGGTGSGTPERHKVMAFVGIQTGFGSVGRRRSIRQTWLPSDRPGLLRLEEATGLAFRFIIGKTKDKSKMAALQREVDEYDDFMLLDIEEEYSNLPHKTLVFFKAAFALYDSDFYVKADDDIYLRPDRLSLLLAKDRPNPQTYLGCMKKGPVFTDPNLKWYEPLAYLLGKEYFLHAYGPIYALSADVVSSLVALRNNSFRMFSNEDVTIGSWMLAMNVNHENIHALCEPDCTSSSIAVWDIPKCSGLCNPEVKMLELHKREICSGGLASSDR, from the exons ATGCCGAAATCGCCCAAGGTCTTCCGCACTGGCCCGCTGCCGTCCCCTCTGCTCTCCCGCTTCCGgcgcatctcctcctcctcctccgcgttCTCCCTCTTTTGCCTGATCTTTGGCCTCGCCGGATTCCTCTTCGGTGCCATCTCCATATCCAGGCCCGCCCGCAGCTGCCCCGGTCTCGAGCCCAGATCGGTCTCCGTCGTGTGGGACCGCGGCGGCGGGACCGGTAGCGGGACGCCGGAGCGGCACAAGGTGATGGCTTTCGTCGGGATCCAGACGGGGTTCGGATCCGTCGGCCGGCGCAGATCTATCAGGCAGACGTGGTTGCCCTCCGATCGCCCAGGTCTCCTTCG CTTGGAAGAAGCGACCGGTTTGGCTTTTAGATTTATTATCGGGAAGACCAAAGATAAATCGAAAATGGCGGCGCTTCAACGAGAGGTGGATGAATACGACGATTTCATGCTTTTAGATATCGAGGAAGAGTACAGCAATCTTCCACATAAAAC GTTAGTTTTCTTCAAAGCAGCCTTTGCATTATATGATTCCGATTTCTACGTTAAAGCTGATGACGACATTTATTTAAGGCCAG ATCGTCTCTCACTGCTTCTGGCAAAAGATCGACCAAACCCTCAAACTTATCTTGGATGCATGAAGAAGGGGCCTGTATTTACTGACCCAAACCTCAAATG GTATGAACCACTAGCATACTTGCTTGGGAAGGAATATTTTCTGCATGCTTATGGTCCTATATATGCACTTTCAGCAGATGTAGTTTCAAGCTTGGTTGCACTGAGAAACAACAG TTTCCGAATGTTCAGCAATGAGGATGTCACTATAGGATCCTGGATGCTTGCAATGAATGTCAACCATGAGAACATCCATGCTCTCTGCGAACCTGACtgcacttcatcatcaattgccgTTTGGGACATTCCAAAGTGCTCAG GTCTCTGTAACCCAGAAGTGAAGATGTTAGAGCTCCATAAAAGGGAGATATGTTCTGGCGGTTTGGCATCCTCAGATAGATGA
- the LOC103991883 gene encoding protein trichome birefringence-like 38, which yields MGTMIGVMLLLVFVMASAWGVGAHCDLYNGRWVEDESYPLYDSRSCPFVRKEFDCLRYGRPDTKYLKFRWEPAGTCDLPRFDGVNLTRTLGGKKVMFVGDSLTLNQYLSFLCLLHAAVPNATLSFSSDNRSLSAVTFEDYNVTVMYYKSHYLVDIVKENIGRVLKLDSVQIGGSIWLTADVLIFNTWHWWLSTGSRQEWDYMRDGHRTVKNMNRTVAFSKALATWANWVDSSINSSTTRVFFQGISPAHYKGTEWGRNGGTCKGETEPSSPSAYYGGPIPEEAIVKQQLSNMSKPVYLFDISYLSQLRKDAHPSKYNGINFRNDCSHWCVGGLPDTWNLLLYAALVHSI from the exons ATGGGAACCATGATCGGTGTGATGCTGCTGCTGGTGTTCGTGATGGCCTCGGCGTGGGGCGTGGGAGCCCACTGCGATTTGTACAACGGGAGATGGGTGGAGGACGAGTCGTACCCGCTCTACGATTCGCGGAGTTGCCCCTTCGTTCGCAAGGAGTTCGACTGCCTGCGCTACGGCCGGCCCGACACCAAGTACCTCAAGTTCCGGTGGGAGCCCGCTGGGACATGTGATCTCCCCAG GTTTGACGGTGTGAATCTGACGAGGACGTTGGGAGGGAAGAAGGTGATGTTTGTGGGAGACTCATTGACTTTGAATCAGTACCTTTCGTTCCTGTGTTTGCTCCATGCGGCTGTGCCCAACGCcaccctctctttctcctccgatAATCGCTCCCTCTCTGCAGTAACATTTGAG GATTACAACGTTACGGTGATGTACTACAAGTCTCATTACTTGGTGGACATCGTGAAAGAGAACATAGGACGTGTCCTAAAGCTGGACTCCGTACAAATTGGTGGATCCATCTGGCTCACCGCCGATGTGCTCATCTTCAACACATGGCACTGGTGGCTATCCACAGGATCCCGTCAAGA GTGGGACTACATGCGAGATGGCCACCGGACAGTGAAGAACATGAACAGGACTGTGGCCTTCTCCAAAGCATTGGCGACCTGGGCAAACTGGGTAGACTCGAGCATCAATTCATCCACTACGCGAGTGTTCTTCCAAGGGATCTCACCAGCCCATTACAA AGGAACAGAGTGGGGCAGGAATGGTGGCACCTGTAAAGGAGAAACAGAGCCGTCGAGTCCATCTGCATACTACGGAGGTCCGATTCCAGAAGAAGCCATAGTGAAGCAGCAGCTGAGCAACATGTCGAAGCCTGTGTACCTGTTCGACATTAGCTATCTCTCGCAGCTTCGGAAGGATGCTCATCCATCCAAGTATAATGGCATCAACTTCCGCAACGATTGCAGCCATTGGTGCGTTGGTGGCCTGCCAGACACATGGAACCTGCTCCTGTACGCAGCTCTTGTCCATTCCATATGA
- the LOC103991631 gene encoding GDSL esterase/lipase At1g28600 → MELLVLFFVLTSYFDISFSQRYNALFNFGDSLSDTGNVVISSLPYGMTYFGRATGRASDGRLVIDFIAEGIGLPHLPPNTARNVSFHRGVNFAFIAAPALPFEFYHERRLSKGLWVNASVHQQVDRFEKLLPSVCGTPQDCKAFLSKSLVVFGEFGGNDYNTGIFGGLPVSEVRSTFVPRITQAIAEGVERLIGLGAVDLIVPSVLPVGCFPLYLTLYSSSNPEDYGPRSGCARKFNALSWYHNALLLRQLNRLRHKYPAVSIRYADYYAQVFDFALNPLKYGFKDGALRTCCGAAGMGRYNFNLRAKCDQNGSSVCPDPTTHVSWDGIHMTEAAHRIIAHGWLHGPYVNPPILSFINPH, encoded by the exons ATGGAGCTCCTAGTACTCTTCTTCGTCCTCACCTCATATTTCGACATCTCCTTCTCCCAACGCTACAATGCCCTGTTCAACTTCGGCGACTCGCTATCCGACACCGGCAACGTCGTCATCTCCAGCCTGCCCTACGGCATGACCTATTTCGGCCGCGCCACCGGCCGCGCCTCCGATGGCCGCCTTGTCATCGACTTCATCG CTGAGGGGATCGGACTGCCGCACCTGCCGCCGAACACCGCCAGGAACGTGAGCTTCCACCGGGGGGTAAACTTCGCCTTCATCGCGGCGCCGGCGCTTCCGTTTGAGTTCTACCACGAGCGACGCCTCAGCAAGGGCCTCTGGGTGAACGCCTCCGTCCACCAACAGGTGGATCGGTTCGAGAAGCTGCTTCCTTCCGTCTGCGGCACGCCGCAAG ATTGCAAGGCTTTCTTGAGCAAATCTCTTGTAGTCTTCGGCGAGTTTGGCGGGAACGACTACAACACCGGGATCTTCGGCGGCCTGCCGGTATCGGAAGTGAGAAGCACCTTCGTGCCCCGAATCACCCAGGCAATTGCGGAGGGTGTTGAG AGATTAATCGGCCTCGGCGCGGTGGATCTCATCGTGCCGTCGGTGCTGCCGGTGGGCTGCTTCCCGCTGTACCTCACGCTTTACAGCTCCTCCAATCCGGAAGATTACGGCCCCAGGTCAGGGTGCGCGAGGAAGTTCAACGCCTTGTCCTGGTACCACAACGCGCTTCTCCTCCGGCAGCTCAACAGGCTCCGCCACAAGTACCCGGCCGTGTCGATCCGCTACGCCGACTACTACGCCCAGGTCTTCGACTTCGCTTTGAATCCTCTCAAATATG GATTCAAAGATGGAGCCTTGAGAACCTGTTGTGGAGCTGCGGGAATGGGCAGGTACAACTTCAATCTGCGCGCCAAGTGCGATCAGAATGGGTCGAGCGTGTGTCCAGACCCAACCACGCATGTGAGTTGGGACGGGATCCATATGACGGAAGCCGCGCACCGCATCATCGCCCACGGTTGGCTGCATGGCCCCTACGTTAATCCACCCATTTTGAGCTTCATCAACCCTCATTAA
- the LOC135616340 gene encoding protein trichome birefringence-like 38 has protein sequence MGTMIVVMLLLVVFVMPLAWGVGARCDLYNGSWVEDESYPLYDSRSCPFGRKEFDCLRYGRPDTKYLKFRWEPAGTCDLPRFDGVKLMRTLRGKKVMFVGDSLTLNQYISFLCLLHAAVPNATLSFSSDNRSLSAVTFEDYNVTVMYYKSHYLVDIVNENIGRVLKLDSVQIGGSIWLTADVLVFNTWRWWLSTGSRQEWDYMQNGDRTVKDMNRTVAFSRALATWANWVDSSINSSTTRVFFQGISPDHYRGTEWGEKGSTCEGETDPSSPSAYHGGPIPQVAIVKQQLSKMSKPVYLFDISYLSQLRKDAHPSKYNGVKFRIDCTHWCVGGLPDTWNLLLYAALVHSI, from the exons ATGGGAACCATGATCGTTGTGATGCTGCTGCTGGTGGTGTTCGTGATGCCCTTGGCGTGGGGCGTAGGAGCCCGCTGCGATTTGTACAACGGGAGCTGGGTGGAGGACGAGTCGTACCCGCTCTACGATTCGCGGAGTTGCCCCTTCGGTCGCAAGGAGTTCGACTGCCTGCGCTACGGCCGGCCCGACACCAAGTACCTCAAGTTCCGGTGGGAGCCCGCTGGGACATGTGATCTCCCCAG GTTTGATGGTGTGAAGCTGATGAGGACGTTGCGAGGGAAGAAGGTGATGTTTGTGGGAGACTCATTGACTTTGAATCAGTACATTTCGTTCCTGTGTTTGCTCCATGCGGCTGTGCCCAACGCcaccctctccttctcctccgatAATCGCTCCCTCTCTGCAGTAACATTTGAG GATTACAACGTTACGGTGATGTACTACAAGTCTCATTACTTGGTGGACATCGTGAACGAGAACATAGGACGTGTCCTAAAGCTGGACTCCGTACAAATTGGTGGATCCATCTGGCTCACCGCCGACGTGCTCGTCTTCAACACTTGGCGCTGGTGGCTATCCACGGGATCCCGCCAAGA GTGGGACTACATGCAAAATGGCGACCGGACAGTGAAGGACATGAACAGGACCGTGGCCTTCTCCAGAGCATTGGCTACCTGGGCAAACTGGGTAGACTCGAGCATCAATTCATCCACTACGCGAGTGTTCTTCCAAGGGATCTCACCAGACCATTACAG AGGAACAGAGTGGGGCGAGAAGGGAAGCACCTGTGAAGGAGAAACAGATCCGTCGAGTCCATCTGCATACCACGGAGGTCCGATTCCACAAGTAGCCATAGTGAAGCAGCAGCTGAGCAAAATGTCGAAGCCTGTGTACCTGTTCGACATTAGCTATCTCTCGCAGCTTCGGAAGGATGCTCATCCATCCAAGTATAATGGCGTCAAATTCCGCATCGATTGCACCCATTGGTGCGTTGGTGGCCTGCCAGACACATGGAACCTGCTCCTATACGCAGCTCTTGTCCATTCCATATGA
- the LOC135617190 gene encoding protein trichome birefringence-like 37, which yields MISVVVLLMPSMAMACNVFNGSWLYDESYPLYDSWSCPFIHGDFDCLRFGRPDTSYLKFRWQPAGPCHLPRFDGVDLMKRLEGKKIMFVGDSLSVNQYDSLLCLLHAASPNSTFIRSQHDFLWGVVFEEYNVTVMYYMSHYLVDVVVEKIGRVLNLDTIRSGADWLIADVLIFNTWHWWPATGVHQQWDYVRDGNRTLKDMDRTAAFSKAVSTWANWVDSNVNPSTTRVFFQGISPVHIGGEEWGENGSTCEGQTEPSNPSAYYAGPVPQEAIVKKLLSNMTKPVYLFDISYLSQLRKDAHPSKYNGVNSTNDCSHWCIAGLPDTWNQLLYAALIHRI from the exons ATGATCAGTGTTGTTGTGCTGCTGATGCCCTCCATGGCCATGGCCTGCAACGTATTCAACGGGAGTTGGCTCTACGACGAGTCGTACCCGCTCTACGATTCATGGAGTTGCCCCTTCATTCACGGCGACTTCGACTGCCTCCGCTTCGGCCGCCCCGACACATCCTACCTCAAGTTCCGGTGGCAGCCCGCCGGCCCATGCCACCTTCCGAG GTTTGATGGTGTGGACTTGATGAAGAGGTTGGAAGGGAAGAAGATAATGTTCGTGGGAGACTCATTGAGTGTGAATCAGTATGATTCGTTGCTGTGTTTGCTTCATGCGGCTTCCCCCAACTCCACCTTCATCAGATCACAACACGACTTCCTCTGGGGAGTCGTTTTTGAG GAATACAACGTGACAGTGATGTACTACATGTCGCATTACTTGGTGGACGTGGTGGTGGAGAAGATTGGGCGAGTGCTAAATCTGGACACCATAAGAAGTGGGGCCGACTGGCTCATCGCAGACGTGCTCATATTCAACACGTGGCACTGGTGGCCGGCCACCGGCGTCCATCAACA ATGGGACTACGTGCGAGATGGCAACCGGACACTAAAGGACATGGACAGGACTGCGGCCTTCTCCAAAGCAGTGTCGACCTGGGCCAACTGGGTCGACTCAAACGTCAACCCTTCCACCACCCGAGTCTTCTTCCAAGGGATCTCCCCGGTTCACATCGG CGGAGAAGAGTGGGGTGAGAATGGAAGCACCTGTGAAGGACAAACGGAGCCATCGAATCCATCAGCATACTACGCAGGTCCAGTTCCACAGGAAGCCATAGTGAAGAAGCTGTTGAGTAACATGACGAAGCCAGTGTACCTGTTTGACATCAGCTATCTCTCGCAGCTTCGGAAGGATGCTCACCCATCCAAGTATAATGGCGTCAACTCTACGAATGATTGCAGCCATTGGTGTATTGCTGGCCTACCCGATACCTGGAACCAGCTACTGTATGCAGCTCTTATCCATCGTATATGA
- the LOC135617189 gene encoding GDSL esterase/lipase At5g45910-like codes for MFTGQPPKGHTDMVDSIVKPFTCNCCNTREEEPTSKEQSGVIKGSATRHKLEEHHMASPSAPPSMGLLTLFLLILSSSFCPSRSLHYDAIFSFGDSLSDTGNVRVAGLPYGMTFFRRPTGRCSNGRLVIDFIAEEVGLPLLPPSAAKGKNFRRGANFAYTAATALDFGFFNRRGLGSKLWVNSSLSSQVRSFEKMMPSLCSSTQACKAYLSRSLFIVGEFGGNDYNTAIFAGRSMAEVNSYVPKVMRAIKLGVERLIGHGAVDIVVPGMLPIGCFPLYLTLYGSSNKNDYTDIGCLRKYNDFAEHHNSFLQRVIYGLQRKYSWTRIRYGDYYSPTLRFASNPTKYGFTGGALKACCGAGGSSKYNVNLDKVCAKPGSSVCKDPSTYVSWDGSHLTETAYSLIADGWLRGPYAKPSIMQWS; via the exons ATGTTCACTGGACAACCACCTAAAGGTCACACAGACATGGTCGACTCGATCGTCAAGCCTTTCACATGCAACTGCTGCAACACTAGGGAGGAAGAGCCCACAAGTAAAGAACAAAGTGGAGTCATAAAAGGCAGTGCGACACGGCACAAGCTCGAAGAACATCACATGGCTTCGCCTTCCGCACCTCCATCCATGGGGCTCTTAACTTTGTTCCTCCTCATTCTCTCATCCTCTTTCTGTCCCTCCCGTTCTCTGCACTACGACGCCATCTTTAGCTTCGGCGACTCGCTCTCCGACACCGGAAATGTCCGCGTCGCTGGCCTGCCCTACGGCATGACCTTCTTCCGCCGCCCCACTGGCCGCTGCTCCAATGGCCGGCTGGTCATCGACTTCATTG CTGAGGAGGTGGGGCTGCCATTGCTTCCGCCGTCGGCAGCAAAGGGCAAAAACTTCCGGCGAGGCGCGAACTTCGCCTACACAGCCGCCACTGCGCTGGACTTCGGCTTCTTCAACCGCCGGGGACTCGGTAGCAAACTCTGGGTCAATTCCTCCTTGAGCAGCCAAGTCAGGTCGTTTGAGAAGATGATGCCTTCACTTTGCAGCTCCACCCAAG CCTGCAAGGCCTACCTCAGCAGGTCTCTTTTTATAGTTGGAGAGTTCGGAGGCAACGACTACAACACCGCAATCTTCGCCGGCAGAAGCATGGCAGAAGTGAACTCGTACGTGCCCAAAGTCATGCGTGCCATTAAATTGGGTGTCGAG AGGTTGATTGGCCATGGTGCAGTTGATATAGTGGTGCCCGGGATGCTACCGATCGGATGCTTTCCCCTTTACTTGACATTGTATGGCAGCTCCAACAAAAATGACTACACTGACATCGGATGCCTGAGGAAGTATAACGATTTCGCAGAGCACCATAATTCTTTCCTCCAACGAGTCATCTATGGTCTTCAGAGGAAGTATTCTTGGACAAGGATCAGATACGGAGATTACTATAGCCCGACCCTCCGGTTTGCATCTAATCCTACAAAATATG GCTTTACTGGTGGAGCTCTGAAGGCGTGCTGTGGGGCGGGCGGGAGCAGCAAGTACAACGTCAACCTCGACAAGGTGTGCGCCAAGCCAGGCTCAAGCGTGTGCAAGGATCCCTCAACCTACGTCAGCTGGGATGGCAGTCACTTGACGGAAACTGCTTATAGCCTCATCGCCGACGGTTGGCTTCGAGGCCCCTACGCTAAACCATCCATCATGCAGTGGAGTTAA